A single Tachypleus tridentatus isolate NWPU-2018 chromosome 9, ASM421037v1, whole genome shotgun sequence DNA region contains:
- the LOC143227431 gene encoding beta-1,3-galactosyltransferase 5-like, with protein MKVHRRHDRRRGLGLVVISLSILNFLWVVNFYISRFSSSQEELFEAAPQLTHNLSFLNDSEDFGRLVDHLNFNFLLNNKQCDTSSDIFMLVFIHSAPEHYHNRQTIRQTWGLETNLGNDSFRVVFLVGEVQKQSVQLILEEENKVNRDIIQGNFIDSYRNLSYKYVMGLKWVTYFCRQARYVLKTDDDVFIDIYQLVRHIKVSFEVCHGEGLVVCFLLKKPYVKRSQRSKWRVSFSEYPGTYYPSYCSGWAVLMSPLMVYNLYRQSSRVPYFWVDDVHVTGTLVKLLGVKHIDITIPMSVKKEYVTSWLENNDTSLPPPFGYFNLSPEIIHALWTKTLLYYNKSGTP; from the coding sequence ATGAAAGTCCACCGTCGGCATGACAGAAGAAGAGGACTAGGGTTAGTTGTGATAAGTCTCTCAATACTTAATTTTCTTTGGGTTGTCAACTTTTATATATCTAGATTTTCGTCCTCACAAGAAGAGCTATTTGAAGCAGCTCCACAATTAACACACAATTTGTCCTTTTTAAACGATTCTGAAGACTTTGGAAGGCTAGTGGAccacttaaattttaattttttgttgaataataaacAGTGTGATACTAGTAGTGATATTTTTATGTTAGTGTTTATCCACAGTGCACCAGAACATTATCATAACCGCCAGACAATCCGCCAGACTTGGGGCCTAGAAACAAATCTTGGGAACGATTCTTTCCGTGTAGTGTTTCTGGTTGGAGAAGTACAGAAGCAAAGTGTTCAGTTGATACTGGAGGAAGAAAACAAAGTAAATCGGGATATTATTCAAGGAAATTTCATTGATAGTTATCGAAATCTTTCATATAAATACGTAATGGGACTAAAATGGGTTACCTATTTTTGTCGTCAAGCTAGGTATGTCTTAAAAACAGATGATGATGTCTTTATTGATATCTATCAATTGGTTCGGCATATAAAAGTCTCTTTTGAAGTGTGTCATGGAGAAGGTTTggttgtgtgttttcttctaaaGAAACCTTACGTGAAAAGAAGTCAAAGAAGTAAGTGGCGTGTAAGTTTTTCAGAATATCCAGGAACGTATTACCCATCATACTGCTCTGGATGGGCAGTTCTGATGTCCCCTCTTATGGTCTATAACCTTTATCGTCAGTCCTCCCGCGTTCCTTATTTTTGGGTGGATGATGTCCATGTAACAGGAACGCTTGTAAAACTCTTAGGCGTAAAACACATAGACATAACCATTCCTATGTCTGTCAAGAAAGAATATGTTACGAGCTGGCTTGAGAACAATGACACTTCTCTACCTCCACCGTTTGGATACTTCAATCTCTCACCTGAAATTATCCATGCCTTATGGACTAAAACCTTGCTTTATTACAACAAGAGTGGTACTCCTTAG